Proteins co-encoded in one Pseudomonas beijingensis genomic window:
- the betA gene encoding choline dehydrogenase produces the protein MSQEFDYIIIGAGSAGNTLATRLTEDEGVTVLLLEAGGPDYRLDFRTQMPAALAFPLQGRRYNWAYETDPEPHMNGRRMECGRGKGLGGSSLINGMCYIRGNALDYDNWAKLPGLEDWTYLDCLPYFRKAETRDIGPNDYHGGDGPVSVTTPKAGNNPLFHAMVEAGVQAGYPRTEDLNGYQQEGFGPMDRTVTPNGRRASTARGYLDVAKKRSTLTIVTHALTDKIIFEGKRAVGVRYLVGAAEERVEARARKEVLLCSGAIASPQILQRSGVGPAKLLESLDIPVVHDLPGVGENLQDHLELYLQYACTQPVSLYPSLLWYNQPAIGAEWLFNGTGIGASNQFEAGGFIRTRPDFDWPNIQYHFLPVAINYNGSNGVKEHGFQAHMGSMRSPSRGRIQAKSKDPRQHPSILFNYMATEQDWQEFRDGIRLTREIMQQPALDPFRGREISPGIDVQTDEQLDQFIREHAETAFHPSCSCKMGTDDMAVVDGEGRVHGMQGLRVVDASIMPIITTGNLNAPTIMIAEKIADKIRGRKPLPRSTAPYYVAGDAPVRGKPLREVGPTAQ, from the coding sequence ATGTCCCAAGAATTCGATTACATCATCATCGGTGCCGGCTCGGCCGGTAACACCCTGGCCACTCGCCTGACCGAAGACGAAGGCGTCACCGTCCTGCTGCTCGAAGCCGGCGGCCCGGACTATCGCCTGGACTTTCGCACGCAAATGCCCGCCGCCCTGGCGTTCCCGCTGCAAGGCCGGCGCTACAACTGGGCCTACGAGACCGATCCGGAGCCGCACATGAACGGCCGCCGCATGGAATGCGGTCGCGGCAAGGGCCTGGGCGGTTCTTCGCTGATCAATGGCATGTGCTACATCCGCGGCAACGCCCTGGATTATGACAACTGGGCCAAGCTGCCGGGTCTGGAAGACTGGACCTACCTGGATTGCCTGCCGTATTTCCGTAAAGCCGAAACCCGGGACATCGGCCCGAACGACTACCACGGCGGTGACGGCCCGGTCAGCGTGACCACGCCCAAGGCGGGCAACAACCCGTTGTTCCACGCCATGGTCGAGGCCGGCGTGCAGGCCGGTTACCCGCGTACCGAAGACCTCAACGGCTACCAGCAGGAAGGTTTCGGCCCGATGGACCGGACTGTCACGCCCAACGGCCGTCGCGCCAGCACCGCGCGCGGTTACCTGGACGTCGCCAAGAAGCGCTCGACCCTGACCATCGTCACTCACGCCCTGACCGACAAGATCATCTTCGAAGGCAAACGCGCGGTCGGCGTGCGTTATCTAGTGGGCGCCGCTGAAGAGCGTGTCGAAGCCCGGGCGCGCAAGGAAGTGCTGCTGTGTTCCGGCGCCATCGCCTCGCCACAGATCCTGCAGCGCTCCGGCGTCGGCCCGGCCAAGCTGCTGGAAAGCCTCGACATCCCGGTGGTCCACGACCTGCCGGGCGTCGGCGAAAACCTGCAGGATCACCTCGAGCTGTACCTGCAATACGCCTGCACCCAACCGGTCTCGCTGTACCCGTCGTTGCTCTGGTACAACCAGCCGGCCATCGGTGCCGAATGGCTGTTCAACGGCACCGGCATCGGCGCCAGCAACCAGTTCGAGGCCGGCGGTTTCATCCGTACCCGTCCGGATTTCGATTGGCCGAACATCCAGTACCACTTTTTGCCGGTGGCGATTAACTACAACGGCAGCAACGGCGTGAAGGAACACGGTTTCCAGGCGCACATGGGCTCTATGCGTTCGCCGAGCCGTGGGCGGATCCAGGCCAAGTCCAAGGACCCGCGCCAGCACCCGAGCATCCTGTTCAACTACATGGCCACCGAGCAGGACTGGCAGGAATTTCGCGACGGCATCCGCCTGACCCGCGAGATCATGCAGCAGCCGGCGCTCGATCCGTTCCGTGGTCGTGAGATCAGCCCAGGCATCGACGTGCAAACGGACGAGCAGTTGGACCAGTTCATCCGCGAGCACGCCGAAACCGCGTTCCACCCGTCCTGCTCGTGCAAGATGGGCACCGACGACATGGCCGTGGTAGACGGCGAAGGCCGCGTGCATGGCATGCAAGGGCTGCGCGTGGTGGATGCCTCGATCATGCCGATCATCACCACCGGCAACCTGAACGCGCCGACGATCATGATCGCCGAGAAAATCGCCGACAAGATCCGCGGCCGCAAGCCCCTGCCACGCAGCACCGCACCGTACTACGTGGCCGGCGACGCGCCAGTGCGCGGCAAGCCGTTGCGTGAAGTGGGGCCTACAGCCCAGTAA
- a CDS encoding TldD/PmbA family protein, producing the protein MFDFYPRLKERFAALRTDAEFFSLRYVRESGQHLSVRKNVAEPPSLNRDEGAMLTARVNGVEAYAATNDLSQAGLQAALERAEQHARLLKPHALLDLREQAVSSDRADYFSPHFDQAFPPLSDCYQLLGDESAAVPQDERLVNWQASIGLTQVEQIYLNSAGAELRQAQRFIYPALEVTAFDGNDSQTRTLGRENFGQQGGFDVISRCGLIGAGKKIADQALQLLMAPNTPQGPRDLLLMPDQMMLQIHESIGHPLELDRILGDERNYAGTSFVKANDFGHLQYGSSLLNVTFDPDIPEELASYSHDDDGSAASKQFLIREGLLLRPLGGALSQFRAGLDGVANSRACGWNRPPIDRMANLNIEPGDQSLEQLIQGIEHGVLMRTNRSWSIDDARNKFQFGCEWGQLIENGELKGVVKNPNYRGISAQFWKSLRAVGDASTLQVLGTPNCGKGEPNQVIRVGHASPACVFSNVDVFGGDA; encoded by the coding sequence ATGTTCGACTTTTACCCCCGGCTCAAGGAGCGTTTTGCTGCCTTGCGCACGGACGCTGAATTCTTTTCCCTGCGTTACGTGCGCGAATCCGGCCAGCATTTGTCGGTGCGCAAAAACGTCGCCGAACCGCCCAGCCTGAACCGTGACGAAGGTGCGATGCTCACCGCGCGGGTCAACGGGGTCGAAGCGTATGCCGCCACCAACGACCTGTCCCAGGCCGGCCTGCAAGCGGCACTGGAACGCGCCGAGCAACACGCTCGCCTGCTCAAGCCCCATGCCCTGCTCGACCTGCGCGAACAAGCCGTGTCCAGCGACCGCGCCGATTACTTCTCGCCGCATTTCGACCAGGCCTTCCCGCCCCTGAGCGATTGCTACCAATTGCTCGGCGACGAATCGGCCGCGGTGCCTCAGGACGAGCGCCTGGTGAACTGGCAGGCCAGCATTGGCCTGACCCAGGTCGAGCAGATCTACCTCAACAGTGCCGGCGCTGAACTGCGCCAGGCCCAACGCTTCATCTACCCGGCCCTGGAAGTCACCGCCTTCGACGGTAACGACAGCCAGACCCGCACCCTGGGCCGGGAAAATTTCGGCCAGCAAGGCGGCTTCGACGTGATCAGCCGCTGTGGCCTGATCGGTGCCGGGAAAAAAATCGCCGACCAGGCCTTGCAGTTGCTGATGGCGCCGAACACGCCGCAAGGCCCCCGCGACCTGCTGCTGATGCCCGACCAGATGATGCTGCAGATCCATGAGTCCATCGGCCATCCGCTGGAACTGGACCGCATCCTCGGGGACGAGCGCAATTACGCCGGCACCAGCTTCGTCAAGGCCAACGATTTCGGCCACCTGCAATATGGCTCCAGCCTGTTGAACGTGACCTTCGACCCGGACATTCCCGAAGAGCTGGCGAGCTACAGCCATGACGACGACGGCAGCGCCGCCAGCAAACAGTTCCTGATTCGCGAAGGTCTGTTGCTGCGTCCACTGGGCGGGGCGCTGTCGCAGTTCCGCGCAGGCCTTGACGGTGTCGCCAACAGCCGCGCCTGCGGCTGGAACCGCCCGCCCATCGACCGCATGGCGAACCTGAACATCGAACCCGGTGACCAGTCCCTGGAACAACTGATCCAGGGCATCGAGCACGGTGTGCTGATGCGCACCAACCGCTCCTGGTCCATCGATGACGCCCGCAACAAATTCCAGTTCGGCTGCGAGTGGGGCCAATTGATCGAGAACGGCGAGCTCAAGGGCGTGGTGAAGAACCCCAACTACCGGGGCATTTCCGCGCAGTTCTGGAAGAGTCTGCGCGCCGTGGGCGATGCCAGTACCCTCCAGGTTTTGGGCACGCCGAACTGCGGCAAGGGCGAACCGAACCAGGTCATCCGCGTCGGCCATGCCTCGCCGGCTTGTGTGTTCAGCAACGTTGATGTGTTTGGGGGAGATGCCTGA
- a CDS encoding TldD/PmbA family protein translates to MSTVNNQAGAFKVLVDWLRDALRESEQFTLGYAAESSAFVRFNHGKVRQAGQVQQANVTFKLIDDGRHADLQITLSGDPETDLQRLAEGLQQLRETLPLLPADPYLLLNPEHWQSHNVQDHPLPDTEQAVAEITRAAEGLDLVGFYAAGPISRGFASSSGAFGWHQANSFNFDFSLFHENGQAVKARYAGHEWSSDGFAQRFEQAREQLEFLGRPLRTLPPGEYRAYLAPAALEEIIDMLSWGGFSAQAIASKQSPLQKFYAGEAHFSPNVWLSEQVSGSLSPAFSDEGYPRDDLGLITKGTANAQLINSRSAAEYGLAANGASSYEYPTALDMQGGQLEQKYILEALGTGLYISNLWYLNYSDQPAARLTGMTRFATFWVENGQIVAPVSTMRFDDSVYSLLGSQLESLTRERELLLSGSTYSRRATASMLLPGALVKRLTLTL, encoded by the coding sequence ATGAGCACTGTCAATAATCAGGCCGGGGCGTTCAAGGTGTTGGTCGACTGGCTGCGCGATGCCCTTCGTGAGTCTGAACAGTTCACCCTCGGCTACGCCGCCGAGTCCTCGGCCTTCGTGCGTTTCAACCACGGCAAGGTCCGCCAGGCCGGACAGGTGCAACAGGCCAACGTCACTTTCAAACTGATCGACGACGGCCGCCACGCCGATCTGCAGATCACCTTGTCCGGCGACCCCGAGACCGACCTGCAACGTCTGGCCGAAGGCCTGCAGCAGTTGCGCGAAACCTTGCCGCTGCTGCCCGCCGATCCTTACCTGCTACTCAACCCCGAACACTGGCAGAGCCACAACGTGCAGGACCATCCGCTGCCGGACACCGAACAGGCCGTGGCGGAAATCACCCGCGCCGCCGAAGGCCTCGACCTGGTGGGCTTCTACGCTGCCGGGCCCATCAGCCGAGGTTTCGCCAGTTCTTCGGGCGCGTTCGGCTGGCATCAGGCCAACAGCTTCAACTTCGATTTCAGCCTGTTCCATGAGAATGGCCAAGCGGTGAAAGCCCGCTACGCCGGGCATGAATGGAGCAGTGACGGGTTTGCCCAGCGCTTCGAACAGGCCCGCGAGCAACTGGAATTTCTCGGCCGCCCGCTGCGCACGTTGCCACCCGGCGAATACCGCGCCTACCTGGCACCGGCCGCCCTGGAAGAGATCATCGACATGCTCAGTTGGGGCGGGTTTTCAGCCCAGGCCATTGCCAGCAAACAGAGCCCGTTGCAGAAGTTCTACGCCGGCGAAGCCCACTTCAGCCCCAACGTGTGGCTGAGCGAGCAGGTCAGCGGTTCCTTGAGCCCGGCCTTTTCCGACGAAGGTTATCCCCGCGATGACCTGGGGCTGATCACCAAAGGCACGGCCAATGCGCAATTGATCAACTCCCGCAGCGCCGCCGAATACGGCCTCGCGGCCAATGGCGCCAGCAGCTACGAATACCCCACGGCGCTGGACATGCAGGGCGGGCAGTTGGAGCAGAAGTACATCCTCGAAGCACTGGGCACCGGGCTGTACATCAGCAACCTCTGGTACCTGAACTACTCGGACCAACCGGCGGCGCGCCTGACCGGCATGACCCGCTTCGCCACGTTCTGGGTCGAGAATGGCCAGATCGTCGCGCCGGTCAGTACCATGCGTTTCGACGACAGCGTCTACAGCCTGCTCGGCTCGCAACTCGAAAGCCTGACCCGGGAGCGGGAACTTCTGCTCTCGGGCAGCACCTACAGCCGGCGGGCCACGGCCTCGATGTTGCTGCCGGGGGCGCTGGTCAAGCGGTTGACCTTGACCCTGTAG
- the mdtD gene encoding multidrug transporter subunit MdtD yields the protein MPNRAPLDAVTARWLPWVVAIAFFMQSLDGTILNTALPAMASDLAENPLRMQGVIIAYMLTVALLIPASGWIADRFGTKKIFFGAILLFSFGSLLCALSHSLGMLIGARVIQGLGGALMIPVGRLVVLRAYPRSELVRIMGFITIPGLLGPLIGPTMGGWMVEYLTWHWIFLINLPVGVIGCYAVWKFIPDLRGSERTRFDGLGFLLFGAAMVLITIAMEGLGELHLPHLRVMLLLFGGMACLAAYWLRAGHIENPLFAPSLFKTRTFAVGILGNLFARLGSGALPFLVPLLLQVALGYSPSQAGMSMLPLAAAAMVAKSVARPLIERFGYRTVLTGNTLALGVMLASMGLVSEQTPYWLLLAQLAVLGAINSLQFTAMNTVTLIDLDDASASSGNSLLSVVAQLSLSLGVACAGALLGGFTAQVGNDGVETVLGAFQLTFVTVGVMAMLAATIFSQLSKQDGRRVKRPDEHIEH from the coding sequence ATGCCCAACCGCGCCCCGCTCGACGCCGTCACCGCCCGCTGGCTTCCATGGGTGGTGGCGATTGCCTTCTTCATGCAGTCCCTTGACGGGACCATCCTCAACACCGCCCTGCCCGCCATGGCCAGTGACCTGGCGGAGAACCCGTTGCGCATGCAGGGCGTGATCATTGCCTACATGCTCACCGTGGCGCTGCTGATCCCGGCCTCGGGCTGGATCGCCGACCGCTTCGGCACCAAGAAGATTTTCTTTGGGGCGATCCTGCTGTTCAGCTTCGGCTCGCTGCTGTGCGCCTTGTCCCATTCGTTGGGCATGCTGATCGGTGCGCGGGTGATCCAGGGCCTGGGCGGTGCGCTGATGATACCGGTCGGCAGGCTGGTGGTACTGCGGGCCTACCCGCGTTCGGAACTGGTGCGGATCATGGGCTTCATCACCATTCCCGGCCTGCTCGGCCCGCTGATCGGCCCGACCATGGGCGGCTGGATGGTGGAGTACCTGACCTGGCACTGGATCTTCCTGATCAATCTGCCGGTGGGCGTGATTGGCTGTTATGCGGTATGGAAGTTCATCCCCGACCTGCGCGGCAGCGAGCGCACGCGGTTCGATGGCCTGGGCTTTTTGCTGTTCGGCGCGGCAATGGTGTTGATCACCATTGCCATGGAAGGCCTCGGTGAACTGCACCTGCCACACTTACGGGTGATGTTGCTGCTGTTCGGCGGCATGGCCTGCCTGGCGGCTTATTGGCTGCGAGCCGGGCATATCGAGAACCCGCTGTTCGCACCGTCGCTGTTCAAGACCCGGACCTTCGCCGTGGGCATCCTCGGTAACCTGTTCGCCCGCCTGGGCAGCGGCGCCCTGCCGTTTCTGGTGCCGTTGCTGCTGCAAGTGGCCCTGGGTTACTCGCCCTCCCAGGCCGGCATGAGCATGCTGCCCCTGGCGGCGGCGGCCATGGTCGCCAAGTCCGTGGCCCGGCCATTGATCGAGCGCTTTGGCTACCGCACCGTGTTGACCGGCAACACCCTGGCCCTGGGCGTGATGCTGGCGAGCATGGGCCTGGTCAGCGAACAGACGCCGTACTGGCTGCTGCTGGCGCAACTGGCAGTGCTGGGGGCGATCAACTCGCTGCAATTCACCGCGATGAACACCGTGACCCTGATCGACCTGGACGACGCCAGCGCCAGCAGCGGCAACAGCCTGTTGTCGGTGGTCGCGCAACTGTCCCTGAGCCTCGGTGTGGCCTGCGCCGGCGCCCTGCTCGGCGGCTTCACGGCCCAGGTTGGCAACGATGGGGTCGAGACGGTGCTGGGGGCGTTCCAACTGACGTTCGTGACGGTGGGAGTCATGGCGATGCTGGCGGCGACGATTTTTTCCCAGTTGTCGAAGCAGGATGGGCGGCGGGTCAAGCGGCCGGATGAGCATATCGAGCACTAG
- the yccS gene encoding YccS family putative transporter produces the protein MSANSFSQSLRRLWALDKFSYSVRVFIALTGSMGLCWYLDEMALLIPLFLGIIASALAETDDSWQGRLNALAVTLVCFTVAALSVELLFPYPVLFIIALALAAFGLTMLGALGERYGAIASGTLILSVYTMIGVDQRGGAVNDFWHEPLLLVVGAAWYGLLSVVWQALFSNQPVQQSLARLFRELGRYLKLKSSLLEPIRQLDVEARRLELAQQNGRVVAALNSAKEIILHRVGNGRPGSKVSRYLKLYFLAQDIHERASSSHYPYNALAEAFFHSDVLFRCQRLLRQQGKACQALAESIQLRQPFVYDHTFAEALDDLHASLEHLRIQSNPAWRGLLRSLRALSVNLGTMDRLLSDASNPDALADATDSSLLDRSPRNLKDVWLRLRTQLTPTSLLFRHALRLPLALSVGYAVVHMIHPSQGYWIILTTLFVCQPNYGATRRKLGQRIIGTAIGLTVAWALFDLFPNPLVQSCFAIAAGVVFFTNRTTRYTLATAAITIMVLFCFNQVGDGYGLLLPRLFDTLLGSLIAGLAVFLFLPDWQGRRLNKVLANTLTCNSIYLRQIMQQYAAGKSDDLAYRLARRNAHNADAALSTTLANMLMEPGHFRKEADVGFRFLVLSHTLLSYLSGLGAHRGTELPAEIREQLIDGAGVKLAASIDEIARGLASKQPIAIQSDEEEALASELEQMPDEIDEGQRLVQTQLGLICRQLGPLRTLAAHLIKDTSEA, from the coding sequence ATGTCAGCGAACTCGTTTAGCCAGTCTTTGCGTCGCCTTTGGGCGTTGGATAAGTTCAGTTATAGCGTGCGGGTCTTCATCGCCCTGACCGGCAGCATGGGGCTGTGCTGGTACCTGGATGAAATGGCACTGCTGATCCCCTTGTTCCTGGGCATCATCGCCAGCGCCCTGGCCGAGACCGATGACAGTTGGCAAGGCCGTCTCAACGCGCTGGCCGTGACCCTGGTGTGTTTCACCGTCGCGGCGCTGTCGGTGGAATTGCTGTTCCCCTACCCCGTCCTGTTTATCATCGCCCTGGCCCTGGCCGCCTTTGGCCTGACCATGCTTGGCGCCCTGGGTGAGCGCTATGGCGCAATCGCCTCGGGCACGCTGATTCTTTCGGTCTACACCATGATCGGCGTGGACCAGCGCGGCGGCGCGGTCAACGACTTCTGGCATGAACCCCTGCTACTGGTCGTCGGTGCCGCGTGGTACGGCTTGCTGTCGGTGGTGTGGCAGGCATTGTTTTCCAACCAACCTGTGCAACAAAGCCTGGCGCGGCTGTTTCGCGAACTGGGGCGCTACCTCAAGCTCAAATCGTCGCTCCTGGAGCCGATCCGCCAACTGGACGTCGAAGCCCGTCGCCTGGAACTGGCCCAGCAAAACGGCCGGGTGGTCGCCGCGCTCAACAGCGCGAAGGAAATCATCCTGCACCGCGTCGGCAATGGCCGACCCGGGTCGAAAGTCAGCCGCTACCTGAAGCTGTACTTCCTGGCCCAGGACATCCACGAACGCGCCAGCTCGTCTCACTACCCCTACAACGCCCTGGCCGAGGCATTTTTCCACAGCGACGTGCTGTTCCGCTGCCAGCGCCTGTTGCGCCAGCAAGGCAAGGCCTGCCAAGCGTTGGCCGAGTCGATCCAGCTGCGTCAGCCGTTCGTCTACGACCACACCTTCGCCGAGGCCCTCGACGACCTGCACGCGTCCCTCGAACACCTGCGCATCCAGAGCAACCCCGCCTGGCGCGGCTTGCTGCGTTCGTTGCGCGCCCTGTCGGTGAACCTGGGCACCATGGACCGCCTGCTCAGCGACGCGAGCAACCCCGACGCCCTGGCCGACGCCACCGACAGCAGCCTGCTGGACCGCTCGCCGCGCAACCTCAAGGACGTCTGGCTGCGTTTGCGCACCCAGCTCACACCCACCTCGCTGCTGTTCCGGCATGCCTTGCGCTTGCCCCTGGCCCTGAGCGTGGGCTACGCCGTGGTGCACATGATTCACCCGTCCCAGGGCTATTGGATCATCCTCACCACGCTGTTCGTCTGCCAACCCAACTACGGTGCCACCCGGCGCAAGCTCGGCCAGCGGATCATCGGCACCGCCATTGGCCTGACAGTGGCCTGGGCGCTGTTCGACCTGTTCCCCAATCCGCTGGTGCAATCGTGCTTTGCCATTGCCGCCGGGGTAGTGTTCTTTACCAACCGCACCACTCGCTACACCCTGGCGACGGCGGCGATCACCATCATGGTGCTGTTCTGCTTCAACCAGGTGGGCGACGGCTATGGGCTGCTGCTGCCGCGGCTGTTCGATACCTTGCTCGGCAGCCTGATCGCCGGGCTGGCGGTCTTCCTGTTCCTGCCCGACTGGCAAGGTCGGCGACTGAACAAAGTGCTGGCCAACACGCTGACCTGCAACAGCATTTACCTGCGCCAGATCATGCAGCAATACGCAGCCGGTAAAAGCGACGACCTGGCCTACCGCCTGGCCCGACGCAACGCCCACAACGCCGATGCCGCGCTGTCCACCACACTGGCGAACATGCTGATGGAGCCGGGACATTTCCGCAAAGAAGCCGATGTGGGGTTCCGCTTCCTGGTGCTGTCCCACACCTTGCTCAGTTACCTCTCAGGCCTGGGCGCCCACCGGGGCACCGAACTGCCGGCGGAAATACGCGAACAATTGATCGACGGTGCCGGGGTGAAACTGGCCGCGAGCATCGACGAAATCGCCCGGGGCCTGGCGAGCAAACAACCGATTGCAATCCAGAGCGACGAAGAGGAAGCCCTGGCCAGCGAGCTTGAGCAGATGCCGGATGAGATCGACGAGGGGCAGCGTTTGGTACAGACGCAACTGGGGTTGATCTGTCGGCAGCTAGGGCCATTGCGGACCTTGGCGGCGCATCTGATCAAGGACACCAGCGAGGCTTGA
- a CDS encoding substrate-binding periplasmic protein, with protein sequence MPRLHRALALIGLLLLSYEACAQKLRLVADAWPPFTDSTLINGGLATDIVSTALARAGYATDFEQVPWARAMLGIGEGRYDVLVNAWYSEERTHIGRFSAEYLLNRVRFIKRKDEAIQFDSLQQLRAYPIAVVRGYAYAKDFDEDPKMQKVPVHNFAMAVRMLAADRVKLTLEDEFVARYYLARESPKVRSAVEFLPKPLSENSLHILVSLKNPEHEQIVAGFDREIAAMKADGSYARLLKAHGM encoded by the coding sequence ATGCCGCGATTGCATCGAGCTCTTGCATTGATCGGGTTGCTGTTGCTGAGCTACGAGGCTTGCGCACAGAAGTTGCGCCTGGTCGCCGATGCCTGGCCGCCCTTTACCGATTCCACCTTGATCAATGGCGGCCTGGCGACCGATATCGTCAGCACCGCCCTGGCGCGGGCCGGCTATGCCACGGACTTCGAACAGGTGCCCTGGGCCCGGGCGATGCTGGGTATCGGCGAGGGCCGCTATGACGTGCTGGTCAACGCCTGGTACAGCGAGGAACGGACCCATATAGGCCGGTTCTCAGCCGAATACCTGCTCAACCGCGTGCGTTTCATCAAGCGCAAGGACGAGGCGATCCAATTTGATAGCCTGCAACAGCTGCGTGCTTATCCCATCGCCGTCGTGCGCGGTTATGCCTATGCCAAGGACTTCGATGAAGACCCGAAAATGCAGAAAGTCCCGGTGCATAACTTCGCCATGGCGGTGCGCATGCTGGCTGCCGACCGTGTGAAGCTGACCCTGGAAGACGAGTTCGTCGCTCGCTATTACCTGGCCCGGGAATCGCCCAAGGTGCGCAGCGCCGTGGAGTTCCTGCCCAAGCCCTTGAGTGAAAACAGCCTGCATATCCTGGTCAGCCTGAAGAACCCGGAGCATGAGCAGATTGTGGCCGGGTTTGATCGGGAGATTGCGGCGATGAAGGCGGATGGCAGTTATGCGCGGTTATTGAAGGCGCATGGGATGTAG
- a CDS encoding GNAT family N-acetyltransferase translates to MDIEWVCKHHSDLSKEQLYAILKLRAEVFVVEQNCAYPDVDGLDLEGDTCHLMAWHDNHLVAYLRLLDPHSQNSDVVIGRVVIAPQARGQGLGHTLMEQALKQAEKHWPGTSISLSAQAHLQGYYGRYGFEVVGVEYMEDGIPHIGMHRP, encoded by the coding sequence ATGGATATCGAGTGGGTCTGCAAACATCACAGCGACCTGAGCAAGGAACAGCTGTATGCCATCCTCAAATTGCGCGCAGAGGTATTCGTCGTCGAGCAGAACTGCGCCTACCCGGACGTTGACGGGCTGGACCTGGAGGGCGACACCTGTCACCTGATGGCCTGGCACGACAACCACCTGGTGGCCTACCTGCGCTTGCTCGACCCGCACTCGCAAAACAGTGACGTGGTGATCGGGCGCGTGGTCATCGCCCCTCAGGCACGCGGCCAGGGGTTGGGCCACACGCTGATGGAACAAGCGCTCAAGCAGGCCGAGAAACATTGGCCTGGCACGTCGATCTCATTGTCGGCCCAGGCGCATCTGCAGGGGTACTACGGGCGGTACGGGTTTGAAGTGGTGGGGGTGGAATACATGGAGGATGGGATTCCGCACATTGGCATGCATCGGCCCTGA
- a CDS encoding winged helix-turn-helix domain-containing protein: MDVSKTKTSFYRRLYVAYLIDSGLASNVPALTEATGMPRRTAQDTIAALADLDITCEFEQEDGARNHAGRYRIRDWGAIDRGWIEGNLQRIKAVLEYP; encoded by the coding sequence ATGGACGTGAGCAAGACCAAGACCAGTTTCTACCGTCGCCTGTACGTGGCTTACCTGATCGACAGCGGCCTGGCCAGCAACGTCCCTGCGCTCACCGAAGCCACCGGCATGCCCCGGCGCACGGCCCAGGACACCATCGCCGCGCTGGCTGACCTGGATATCACATGTGAGTTCGAGCAAGAGGACGGCGCGCGCAACCATGCCGGGCGCTATCGGATTCGCGATTGGGGGGCGATCGATCGGGGGTGGATCGAGGGGAATTTGCAGCGGATCAAGGCGGTGCTTGAGTATCCCTGA
- a CDS encoding M48 metallopeptidase family protein, whose translation MTALKYLQAYPAALQAQVQQLIAQDRLGDYLQQRYPGRHPIQSDKALYGYALDLKQQYLRNAPAIDKVLFDSRLDLTHRALGLHTAVSRVQGGKLKAKKEIRIAALFKDAAPEFLKMIVVHELAHFKESDHNKAFYQLCEHMLPGYHQLEFDLRVYLIWRDLQPHKD comes from the coding sequence ATGACCGCGCTCAAATACCTCCAGGCCTACCCCGCCGCCCTGCAAGCCCAAGTTCAGCAATTGATCGCCCAGGACCGCCTGGGCGATTACCTGCAGCAGCGCTACCCGGGTCGGCATCCGATCCAGAGCGACAAGGCCCTGTACGGTTATGCGCTGGACCTCAAGCAGCAATACCTGCGTAACGCGCCGGCCATCGACAAGGTGTTGTTCGACAGTCGCCTGGACCTGACCCACCGCGCCCTCGGCCTGCACACCGCGGTGTCGCGGGTGCAGGGCGGCAAGCTCAAGGCCAAGAAGGAAATCCGCATCGCGGCGCTGTTCAAGGACGCGGCGCCCGAGTTCCTGAAGATGATCGTGGTGCACGAGTTGGCGCACTTCAAGGAGTCGGACCACAACAAGGCCTTCTACCAGCTCTGCGAACACATGCTGCCGGGCTATCACCAACTGGAATTCGACCTGCGGGTGTACCTGATCTGGCGGGACCTGCAACCTCACAAGGACTGA